CCTCGCTGATGCAGGTCGGCATGGTCCAGCCCTCCGGACCGAGCATCCACTGTTGAACGAGCTTCGGTTCGGTATGGGCGCGGTAGACGGCTTCCGGCTTGGCGGCAAAGCGCCTGGTGACGACGACGTGGCGATCGCCTTCGGTCTTCAGAACGAGCTTGGTCACGGTTCTTGCCTTTCCGTCAGGTTGGCTCATCGGCCTTTGGGGGCGGGGAAATGGAGGCGGGGACGGCGGGTTCCGTCGCCTCCATGGCGGCGAGTAGGAGGTCCAGCCGGCCGTAGTTGGCGGCAAGAGCCTTGCGCAGCATGCCCAGCCACCCGTCGATTTCGGTGAGCCCGGCCGAGGCCAGCCGGCAGGGCCGCCTTGTGCCCTCGACCCGTCGCTCGATCAGGCCGGCGCTCTCCAGGACTTTCAGGTGCCTGGAAATCGCCGGCTGCGTCATGGCGAAAGGTTCGGCAAGTTCCATCACCGTCGCCTCTCCCAGACAGAGTCGTGCGAGAATCGCGCGCCGGGTCGGATCGGCGAGAGCGGAGAAGGTTGCGTCGAGATTGGCCATTTGCATGATCCGTTATATAATAGATATATTATATAACAAGATTGTAATTATCAAGGACCTCTGTCCAATTTTTTCGTCGTGTTAGAAGCAGGTCTTACCGGACGCAGCCGATCCGGCGATGGACCGGGAGGCAGTGCCATTCACGCGGGC
This portion of the bacterium YEK0313 genome encodes:
- a CDS encoding HTH-type transcriptional regulator; protein product: MANLDATFSALADPTRRAILARLCLGEATVMELAEPFAMTQPAISRHLKVLESAGLIERRVEGTRRPCRLASAGLTEIDGWLGMLRKALAANYGRLDLLLAAMEATEPAVPASISPPPKADEPT